The following proteins are encoded in a genomic region of Brachypodium distachyon strain Bd21 chromosome 1, Brachypodium_distachyon_v3.0, whole genome shotgun sequence:
- the LOC100836812 gene encoding E3 ubiquitin-protein ligase HOS1 isoform X1, translated as MYGGDKVSAIVYAGEDAPKSVFPSLTQQDALEQLASIDLIELSKEARIEHCRATRDLSSCGRYVQHVLNSCGHASLCAECSQRCDVCPICRSPIPDNGNRVRLRLYHKCLEAGLISKHHDERFQDKEGHGDPVNMDVKRLHSLFDVALQNNLVSLICHYITDVCLDENAVSSDPLLAFLLDEVVIKDWCKRAFNALISEIGMIYRSGLEMMKSKLPRLQKFVVQLAGISSVVEAMIASFREAAHVGDLHQLIEKTTKAKQHLEAMIWCTRHEFLEQICSRHANFATWSSDVIVRKTSAEERQWPEFSGKMSGYDKTNQGILFIEQALQNLGVQQCYIDNEEEVEMACLQNEQSSSMFCPTIDQFGVSSYPFKNLREAVDVLFLHGASDMVIAKQAIFLYYIFDRHWTRPDSEWRYLVDDFAATFGISSRTLLECLVFCLLDDHSSQALEEACSLLPKISSKETHPKIAQVLLERHKPDMALVILRCTGCDSYSTTATVEKDGMSLLSEAVTAIRVRIEYGHVTEAFMFHRSYCSRLKEQRPADMTHVEDALRSSWDYHVEVMMTEFCNICIERKIVDKMIDLPWDSEEEKYLHKSLFDTACDMPAEPCGSLLVVFYLQRFRYLEAYDVHRSLQSFEENTLETASEEVASKISTIAKWRESLVAKCLEMLPEVQREDVRNISSGDRSQFAIRTMQTSSPVNPLVKSPNPAIGLSLTFAPALQDKSNPLHSRNIYASNCSGAFISSVRSEFGKKVPSILESRPVPQGTPTSNMRSTAGGIFPSLGQNGESPYLKGTKEFSFMNGESGFKKGTKPAGHDSLPMYFNLGSGDTPMKKHQTSLLKTDGNKTTFFQGKDSVRKGEFGFGLRAEKPFILSGTGIGQNSHSKVSESAGFRDNHLQKTEVSMTQNTLSLGKKPSVGEGAAAKGGSRWRSDESSEDEDEKRTGGYMESGASLVTRRRPRLSRR; from the exons ATGTACGGCGGCG ACAAGGTCTCGGCGATCGTCTACGCGGGCGAAGACGCCCCCAAATCCGTCTTCCCCTCG TTAACACAGCAGGATGCTTTGGAGCAGCTGGCATCCATTGATCTCATTGAGCTAAGCAAGGAGGCTAGAATCGAGCACTGCCGTGCAACTAGAGACTTAAGTAGCTGCGGCCGCTACGTGCAGCATGTGCTTAACTCATGTGGGCATGCCTCGTTATGTGCTGAGTGTAGTCAGAGATGTGATGTCTGCCCAATTTGCAGAAGCCCAATACCTGATAATGGGAATAGGGTGCGGCTCCGCCTTTACCACAAGTGCTTGGAAGCTGGCCTTATCTCTAAGCACCATGACGAGAGGTTTCAGGATAAGGAAGGCCATGGCGATCCTGTTAACATGGACGTCAAGCGGCTGCATTCCTTATTTGATGTTGCACTTCAGAATAATCTGGTCTCCCTGATTTGCCACT ATATCACAGATGTTTGTTTGGATGAGAATGCTGTGTCAAGTGATCCACTTCTGGCCTTTCTTTTGGATGAGGTGGTCATCAAGGACTGGTGCAAGAGGGCTTTTAATGCACTCATATCAGAGATAGGCATGATTT ATAGATCTGGATTAGAAATGATGAAGTCCAAGTTACCCCGGCTGCAAAAGTTTGTAGTGCAGTTGGCAGGAATTTCGAGTGTTGTTGAAGCTATGATTGCATCTTTCAGAGAAGCAGCTCATGTTGGTGACCTTCATCAACTCATTGAGAAGACAACAAAGGCAAAGCAG CATTTGGAAGCCATGATTTGGTGCACCAGGCATGAATTTCTTGAGCAAATTTGCTCACGCCATGCTAATTTTGCAACTTGGAGTTCTGACGTGATCGTAAGAAAAACATCTGCAGAAGAGCGACAATGGCCTGAATTTTCTGGTAAAATGTCAGGGTACGATAAAACAAATCAGGGTATTCTTTTTATCGAGCAGGCACTACAAAATCTTGGGGTTCAACAATGTTATATTGATAATGAGGAAGAAGTGGAAATGGCCTGTTTGCAGAACGAGCAATCATCATCTATGTTCTGTCCCACAATTGATCAATTTGGTGTTAGCAGTTACCCATTTAAAAATTTGCGTGAGGCAGTTGACGTACTCTTCCTGCATGGAGCATCTGACATGGTGATTGCAAAGCAAGCAATC TTCTTGTATTATATATTTGATCGGCATTGGACCAGACCAGATTCAGAATGGAGGTATCTGGTGGATGATTTTGCTGCTACATTTGGGATCTCTAGTAGAACATTGCTTGAATGCCTCGTATTTTGTCTTCTGGATGATCATTCTTCACAGGCTTTGGAG GAGGCATGCTCTCTTCTTCCTAAGATTTCTAGCAAGGAAACACATCCGAAGATAGCGCAGGTTCTTCTGGAACGTCACAAACCTGACATGGCACTAGTTATATTGAGGTGCACAGGATGTGATAGCTACTCCACTACTGCGACCGTTGAGAAAGATGGAATGTCATTACTTAGTGAGGCAGTGACTGCAATCCGTGTAAGAATTGAATATGGTCATGTAACAGAAGCATTTATGTTCCATAGGAGCTACTGCTCTAGGCTAAAAGAGCAAAGACCGGCGGACATGACACATGTTGAAGATGCTCTCAGAAGTTCTTGGGACTATCATGTTGAGGTGATGATGACTGAGTTTTGTAATATCTGCATTGAGAGGAAAATTGTTGATAAAATGATTGATCTGCCTTGGGATTCTGAGGAAGAGAAATATCTTCACAAGTCCCTCTTTGATACTGCGTGTGATATGCCTGCAGAGCCATGTGGTAGTTTGCTTGTTGTTTTCTACCTCCAG CGTTTTCGGTACCTGGAAGCATATGACGTTCATCGTAGTCTTCAGAGCTTTGAAGAGAACACGCTGGAAACTGCTAGTGAGGAGGTTGCATCTAAAATCAGTACAATTGCTAAGTGGAGAGAAAGCTTGGTG GCTAAATGCCTTGAGATGCTTCCTGAGGTCCAGAGGGAGGATGTGAGGAACATCAGCAGTGGGGACCGTAGCCAATTTGCCATCCGAACCATGCAAACGTCTTCTCCAGTCAATCCTTTGGTCAAATCACCCAATCCTGCCATTGGATTGAGCTTGACCTTCGCCCCTGCTCTCCAGGATAAGTCAAACCCTCTCCACTCCAGAAATATTTATGCTTCGAATTGTTCTGGTGCCTTTATCAGTAGTGTACGTTCAGAGTTTGGTAAAAAGGTTCCATCTATTCTTGAAAGTAGGCCAGTTCCCCAAGGGACTCCTACATCCAATATGAGGTCGACTGCAGGCGGTATATTCCCCTCTTTGGGGCAAAATGGTGAGAGCCCATATTTGAAGGGGACAAAAGAATTCAGCTTTATGAATGGAGAGTCAGGTTTTAAAAAAGGAACCAAACCTGCTGGTCATGATTCACTTCCCATGTATTTCAACTTGGGTTCTGGTGATACACCTATGaaaaaacaccaaacaagTTTGCTGAAGACTGACGGTAACAAAACCACCTTCTTTCAAGGAAAAGATTCTGTCAGAAAGGGAGAGTTTGGTTTTGGTTTACGTGCTGAGAAACCTTTCATCTTAAGTGGCACCGGTATTGGTCAAAACAGCCACTCAAAGGTATCCGAGAGTGCTGGTTTTCGCGACAATCATCTCCAGAAAACAGAAGTTTCAATGACACAGAACACTTTGAG CCTGGGCAAGAAACCTTCAGTTGGCGAAGGGGCAGCTGCGAAAGGGGGGTCTAGGTGGAGATCTGACGAGTCAAGCGAAGATGAAGACGAGAA
- the LOC100836812 gene encoding E3 ubiquitin-protein ligase HOS1 isoform X2, giving the protein MYGGDKVSAIVYAGEDAPKSVFPSQDALEQLASIDLIELSKEARIEHCRATRDLSSCGRYVQHVLNSCGHASLCAECSQRCDVCPICRSPIPDNGNRVRLRLYHKCLEAGLISKHHDERFQDKEGHGDPVNMDVKRLHSLFDVALQNNLVSLICHYITDVCLDENAVSSDPLLAFLLDEVVIKDWCKRAFNALISEIGMIYRSGLEMMKSKLPRLQKFVVQLAGISSVVEAMIASFREAAHVGDLHQLIEKTTKAKQHLEAMIWCTRHEFLEQICSRHANFATWSSDVIVRKTSAEERQWPEFSGKMSGYDKTNQGILFIEQALQNLGVQQCYIDNEEEVEMACLQNEQSSSMFCPTIDQFGVSSYPFKNLREAVDVLFLHGASDMVIAKQAIFLYYIFDRHWTRPDSEWRYLVDDFAATFGISSRTLLECLVFCLLDDHSSQALEEACSLLPKISSKETHPKIAQVLLERHKPDMALVILRCTGCDSYSTTATVEKDGMSLLSEAVTAIRVRIEYGHVTEAFMFHRSYCSRLKEQRPADMTHVEDALRSSWDYHVEVMMTEFCNICIERKIVDKMIDLPWDSEEEKYLHKSLFDTACDMPAEPCGSLLVVFYLQRFRYLEAYDVHRSLQSFEENTLETASEEVASKISTIAKWRESLVAKCLEMLPEVQREDVRNISSGDRSQFAIRTMQTSSPVNPLVKSPNPAIGLSLTFAPALQDKSNPLHSRNIYASNCSGAFISSVRSEFGKKVPSILESRPVPQGTPTSNMRSTAGGIFPSLGQNGESPYLKGTKEFSFMNGESGFKKGTKPAGHDSLPMYFNLGSGDTPMKKHQTSLLKTDGNKTTFFQGKDSVRKGEFGFGLRAEKPFILSGTGIGQNSHSKVSESAGFRDNHLQKTEVSMTQNTLSLGKKPSVGEGAAAKGGSRWRSDESSEDEDEKRTGGYMESGASLVTRRRPRLSRR; this is encoded by the exons ATGTACGGCGGCG ACAAGGTCTCGGCGATCGTCTACGCGGGCGAAGACGCCCCCAAATCCGTCTTCCCCTCG CAGGATGCTTTGGAGCAGCTGGCATCCATTGATCTCATTGAGCTAAGCAAGGAGGCTAGAATCGAGCACTGCCGTGCAACTAGAGACTTAAGTAGCTGCGGCCGCTACGTGCAGCATGTGCTTAACTCATGTGGGCATGCCTCGTTATGTGCTGAGTGTAGTCAGAGATGTGATGTCTGCCCAATTTGCAGAAGCCCAATACCTGATAATGGGAATAGGGTGCGGCTCCGCCTTTACCACAAGTGCTTGGAAGCTGGCCTTATCTCTAAGCACCATGACGAGAGGTTTCAGGATAAGGAAGGCCATGGCGATCCTGTTAACATGGACGTCAAGCGGCTGCATTCCTTATTTGATGTTGCACTTCAGAATAATCTGGTCTCCCTGATTTGCCACT ATATCACAGATGTTTGTTTGGATGAGAATGCTGTGTCAAGTGATCCACTTCTGGCCTTTCTTTTGGATGAGGTGGTCATCAAGGACTGGTGCAAGAGGGCTTTTAATGCACTCATATCAGAGATAGGCATGATTT ATAGATCTGGATTAGAAATGATGAAGTCCAAGTTACCCCGGCTGCAAAAGTTTGTAGTGCAGTTGGCAGGAATTTCGAGTGTTGTTGAAGCTATGATTGCATCTTTCAGAGAAGCAGCTCATGTTGGTGACCTTCATCAACTCATTGAGAAGACAACAAAGGCAAAGCAG CATTTGGAAGCCATGATTTGGTGCACCAGGCATGAATTTCTTGAGCAAATTTGCTCACGCCATGCTAATTTTGCAACTTGGAGTTCTGACGTGATCGTAAGAAAAACATCTGCAGAAGAGCGACAATGGCCTGAATTTTCTGGTAAAATGTCAGGGTACGATAAAACAAATCAGGGTATTCTTTTTATCGAGCAGGCACTACAAAATCTTGGGGTTCAACAATGTTATATTGATAATGAGGAAGAAGTGGAAATGGCCTGTTTGCAGAACGAGCAATCATCATCTATGTTCTGTCCCACAATTGATCAATTTGGTGTTAGCAGTTACCCATTTAAAAATTTGCGTGAGGCAGTTGACGTACTCTTCCTGCATGGAGCATCTGACATGGTGATTGCAAAGCAAGCAATC TTCTTGTATTATATATTTGATCGGCATTGGACCAGACCAGATTCAGAATGGAGGTATCTGGTGGATGATTTTGCTGCTACATTTGGGATCTCTAGTAGAACATTGCTTGAATGCCTCGTATTTTGTCTTCTGGATGATCATTCTTCACAGGCTTTGGAG GAGGCATGCTCTCTTCTTCCTAAGATTTCTAGCAAGGAAACACATCCGAAGATAGCGCAGGTTCTTCTGGAACGTCACAAACCTGACATGGCACTAGTTATATTGAGGTGCACAGGATGTGATAGCTACTCCACTACTGCGACCGTTGAGAAAGATGGAATGTCATTACTTAGTGAGGCAGTGACTGCAATCCGTGTAAGAATTGAATATGGTCATGTAACAGAAGCATTTATGTTCCATAGGAGCTACTGCTCTAGGCTAAAAGAGCAAAGACCGGCGGACATGACACATGTTGAAGATGCTCTCAGAAGTTCTTGGGACTATCATGTTGAGGTGATGATGACTGAGTTTTGTAATATCTGCATTGAGAGGAAAATTGTTGATAAAATGATTGATCTGCCTTGGGATTCTGAGGAAGAGAAATATCTTCACAAGTCCCTCTTTGATACTGCGTGTGATATGCCTGCAGAGCCATGTGGTAGTTTGCTTGTTGTTTTCTACCTCCAG CGTTTTCGGTACCTGGAAGCATATGACGTTCATCGTAGTCTTCAGAGCTTTGAAGAGAACACGCTGGAAACTGCTAGTGAGGAGGTTGCATCTAAAATCAGTACAATTGCTAAGTGGAGAGAAAGCTTGGTG GCTAAATGCCTTGAGATGCTTCCTGAGGTCCAGAGGGAGGATGTGAGGAACATCAGCAGTGGGGACCGTAGCCAATTTGCCATCCGAACCATGCAAACGTCTTCTCCAGTCAATCCTTTGGTCAAATCACCCAATCCTGCCATTGGATTGAGCTTGACCTTCGCCCCTGCTCTCCAGGATAAGTCAAACCCTCTCCACTCCAGAAATATTTATGCTTCGAATTGTTCTGGTGCCTTTATCAGTAGTGTACGTTCAGAGTTTGGTAAAAAGGTTCCATCTATTCTTGAAAGTAGGCCAGTTCCCCAAGGGACTCCTACATCCAATATGAGGTCGACTGCAGGCGGTATATTCCCCTCTTTGGGGCAAAATGGTGAGAGCCCATATTTGAAGGGGACAAAAGAATTCAGCTTTATGAATGGAGAGTCAGGTTTTAAAAAAGGAACCAAACCTGCTGGTCATGATTCACTTCCCATGTATTTCAACTTGGGTTCTGGTGATACACCTATGaaaaaacaccaaacaagTTTGCTGAAGACTGACGGTAACAAAACCACCTTCTTTCAAGGAAAAGATTCTGTCAGAAAGGGAGAGTTTGGTTTTGGTTTACGTGCTGAGAAACCTTTCATCTTAAGTGGCACCGGTATTGGTCAAAACAGCCACTCAAAGGTATCCGAGAGTGCTGGTTTTCGCGACAATCATCTCCAGAAAACAGAAGTTTCAATGACACAGAACACTTTGAG CCTGGGCAAGAAACCTTCAGTTGGCGAAGGGGCAGCTGCGAAAGGGGGGTCTAGGTGGAGATCTGACGAGTCAAGCGAAGATGAAGACGAGAA
- the LOC100836812 gene encoding E3 ubiquitin-protein ligase HOS1 isoform X3, giving the protein MDVKRLHSLFDVALQNNLVSLICHYITDVCLDENAVSSDPLLAFLLDEVVIKDWCKRAFNALISEIGMIYRSGLEMMKSKLPRLQKFVVQLAGISSVVEAMIASFREAAHVGDLHQLIEKTTKAKQHLEAMIWCTRHEFLEQICSRHANFATWSSDVIVRKTSAEERQWPEFSGKMSGYDKTNQGILFIEQALQNLGVQQCYIDNEEEVEMACLQNEQSSSMFCPTIDQFGVSSYPFKNLREAVDVLFLHGASDMVIAKQAIFLYYIFDRHWTRPDSEWRYLVDDFAATFGISSRTLLECLVFCLLDDHSSQALEEACSLLPKISSKETHPKIAQVLLERHKPDMALVILRCTGCDSYSTTATVEKDGMSLLSEAVTAIRVRIEYGHVTEAFMFHRSYCSRLKEQRPADMTHVEDALRSSWDYHVEVMMTEFCNICIERKIVDKMIDLPWDSEEEKYLHKSLFDTACDMPAEPCGSLLVVFYLQRFRYLEAYDVHRSLQSFEENTLETASEEVASKISTIAKWRESLVAKCLEMLPEVQREDVRNISSGDRSQFAIRTMQTSSPVNPLVKSPNPAIGLSLTFAPALQDKSNPLHSRNIYASNCSGAFISSVRSEFGKKVPSILESRPVPQGTPTSNMRSTAGGIFPSLGQNGESPYLKGTKEFSFMNGESGFKKGTKPAGHDSLPMYFNLGSGDTPMKKHQTSLLKTDGNKTTFFQGKDSVRKGEFGFGLRAEKPFILSGTGIGQNSHSKVSESAGFRDNHLQKTEVSMTQNTLSLGKKPSVGEGAAAKGGSRWRSDESSEDEDEKRTGGYMESGASLVTRRRPRLSRR; this is encoded by the exons ATGGACGTCAAGCGGCTGCATTCCTTATTTGATGTTGCACTTCAGAATAATCTGGTCTCCCTGATTTGCCACT ATATCACAGATGTTTGTTTGGATGAGAATGCTGTGTCAAGTGATCCACTTCTGGCCTTTCTTTTGGATGAGGTGGTCATCAAGGACTGGTGCAAGAGGGCTTTTAATGCACTCATATCAGAGATAGGCATGATTT ATAGATCTGGATTAGAAATGATGAAGTCCAAGTTACCCCGGCTGCAAAAGTTTGTAGTGCAGTTGGCAGGAATTTCGAGTGTTGTTGAAGCTATGATTGCATCTTTCAGAGAAGCAGCTCATGTTGGTGACCTTCATCAACTCATTGAGAAGACAACAAAGGCAAAGCAG CATTTGGAAGCCATGATTTGGTGCACCAGGCATGAATTTCTTGAGCAAATTTGCTCACGCCATGCTAATTTTGCAACTTGGAGTTCTGACGTGATCGTAAGAAAAACATCTGCAGAAGAGCGACAATGGCCTGAATTTTCTGGTAAAATGTCAGGGTACGATAAAACAAATCAGGGTATTCTTTTTATCGAGCAGGCACTACAAAATCTTGGGGTTCAACAATGTTATATTGATAATGAGGAAGAAGTGGAAATGGCCTGTTTGCAGAACGAGCAATCATCATCTATGTTCTGTCCCACAATTGATCAATTTGGTGTTAGCAGTTACCCATTTAAAAATTTGCGTGAGGCAGTTGACGTACTCTTCCTGCATGGAGCATCTGACATGGTGATTGCAAAGCAAGCAATC TTCTTGTATTATATATTTGATCGGCATTGGACCAGACCAGATTCAGAATGGAGGTATCTGGTGGATGATTTTGCTGCTACATTTGGGATCTCTAGTAGAACATTGCTTGAATGCCTCGTATTTTGTCTTCTGGATGATCATTCTTCACAGGCTTTGGAG GAGGCATGCTCTCTTCTTCCTAAGATTTCTAGCAAGGAAACACATCCGAAGATAGCGCAGGTTCTTCTGGAACGTCACAAACCTGACATGGCACTAGTTATATTGAGGTGCACAGGATGTGATAGCTACTCCACTACTGCGACCGTTGAGAAAGATGGAATGTCATTACTTAGTGAGGCAGTGACTGCAATCCGTGTAAGAATTGAATATGGTCATGTAACAGAAGCATTTATGTTCCATAGGAGCTACTGCTCTAGGCTAAAAGAGCAAAGACCGGCGGACATGACACATGTTGAAGATGCTCTCAGAAGTTCTTGGGACTATCATGTTGAGGTGATGATGACTGAGTTTTGTAATATCTGCATTGAGAGGAAAATTGTTGATAAAATGATTGATCTGCCTTGGGATTCTGAGGAAGAGAAATATCTTCACAAGTCCCTCTTTGATACTGCGTGTGATATGCCTGCAGAGCCATGTGGTAGTTTGCTTGTTGTTTTCTACCTCCAG CGTTTTCGGTACCTGGAAGCATATGACGTTCATCGTAGTCTTCAGAGCTTTGAAGAGAACACGCTGGAAACTGCTAGTGAGGAGGTTGCATCTAAAATCAGTACAATTGCTAAGTGGAGAGAAAGCTTGGTG GCTAAATGCCTTGAGATGCTTCCTGAGGTCCAGAGGGAGGATGTGAGGAACATCAGCAGTGGGGACCGTAGCCAATTTGCCATCCGAACCATGCAAACGTCTTCTCCAGTCAATCCTTTGGTCAAATCACCCAATCCTGCCATTGGATTGAGCTTGACCTTCGCCCCTGCTCTCCAGGATAAGTCAAACCCTCTCCACTCCAGAAATATTTATGCTTCGAATTGTTCTGGTGCCTTTATCAGTAGTGTACGTTCAGAGTTTGGTAAAAAGGTTCCATCTATTCTTGAAAGTAGGCCAGTTCCCCAAGGGACTCCTACATCCAATATGAGGTCGACTGCAGGCGGTATATTCCCCTCTTTGGGGCAAAATGGTGAGAGCCCATATTTGAAGGGGACAAAAGAATTCAGCTTTATGAATGGAGAGTCAGGTTTTAAAAAAGGAACCAAACCTGCTGGTCATGATTCACTTCCCATGTATTTCAACTTGGGTTCTGGTGATACACCTATGaaaaaacaccaaacaagTTTGCTGAAGACTGACGGTAACAAAACCACCTTCTTTCAAGGAAAAGATTCTGTCAGAAAGGGAGAGTTTGGTTTTGGTTTACGTGCTGAGAAACCTTTCATCTTAAGTGGCACCGGTATTGGTCAAAACAGCCACTCAAAGGTATCCGAGAGTGCTGGTTTTCGCGACAATCATCTCCAGAAAACAGAAGTTTCAATGACACAGAACACTTTGAG CCTGGGCAAGAAACCTTCAGTTGGCGAAGGGGCAGCTGCGAAAGGGGGGTCTAGGTGGAGATCTGACGAGTCAAGCGAAGATGAAGACGAGAA